The proteins below are encoded in one region of Maribacter aestuarii:
- a CDS encoding DUF3140 domain-containing protein, with product MKEEKKDDIYDDFYDNVNMTPSELADWLDTEKSKSVGQDSGDGESIGHKSGRKIIKIKRTKKAELTDSNYGHMQKVNSYIARHKAQKPSGDLKESDWRYSLKNWGHDPLK from the coding sequence AAAGAAGAAAAGAAAGATGATATTTATGATGATTTTTACGATAATGTAAATATGACACCCTCTGAATTGGCGGATTGGCTGGATACTGAAAAATCTAAGTCGGTAGGGCAAGATAGCGGCGATGGGGAATCCATTGGTCACAAAAGCGGTCGCAAAATCATTAAAATAAAACGAACAAAAAAGGCAGAATTAACCGATTCCAATTATGGACATATGCAAAAAGTTAATTCCTATATTGCCCGACACAAAGCTCAAAAGCCGAGTGGTGATCTAAAGGAATCTGACTGGCGCTATTCGCTTAAAAATTGGGGGCACGACCCATTAAAATAA